One window of Uloborus diversus isolate 005 chromosome 3, Udiv.v.3.1, whole genome shotgun sequence genomic DNA carries:
- the LOC129219376 gene encoding uncharacterized protein LOC129219376, which yields MFKEKFVSNIRFQQVGNEFCIEGKVKAEMKKNTVYVVTTKVDAENKVITCICSCPAGPPPASCKHAFALLHALEDYSRQELYLAPTEKLQAWHRPKPVKLSPKKCRELYGKRKLSCTVEPVNVSALFENNDGKSAQYMSVWPMYLDNCSKYMPPLPALVLSEYPLIEEIQRVSPLMKSKLIFKIEEMWELELSTTQQHACTLWRKERLLRLTASKFYEIVHRRADFVKYCEQLYVSQNQELNFAPIKYGRTFESVVRGYVRTAYPKHIIRNVGLITSPFFPHLAASPDGLMHDGNDTFLLEIKCAYNILGKSLEELAENPDFCLSFIEDKWTLKKKHKYYLQVQGQLAISNLNECVFALFYKQPNYVHMEHILFDHELWKTTSTKLNKFYFDYYMHYVESKCSS from the exons ATGTTTAAGGAAAAGTTTGTTTCGAACATACGATTTCAGCAG GTTGGAAATGAGTTTTGTATTGAAGGAAAAGTGAAAgctgaaatgaagaaaaacacaGTTTATGTGGTCACAACAAAAGTGGATGCTGAAAATAAG GTTATCACTTGCATATGCTCTTGTCCAGCTGGACCACCCCCAGCCTCATGTAAGCATGCTTTTGCACTTTTGCATGCATTAGAAGACTACAGCAGGCAAGAGCTATACTTAGCACCTACAGAAAAATTGCAAGCTTGGCATAGGCCTAAGCCTGTGAAATTAAGTCCAAAAAAATGCCGAGAATTGTATGGTAAGCGTAAGCTCTCCTGCACCGTTGAACCCGTTAATGTGTCCGCTTTGTTCGAAAATAATGATGGAAAGAGCGCACAGTATATGTCTGTTTGGCCCATGTATTTGGATAACTGTAGCAAATATATGCCTCCATTACCTGCACTGGTACTTTCAGAATATCCATTAATTGAAGAAATTCAACGAGTATCACCTCTGATGAAATctaaattaatattcaaaattgaagaaatgtGGGAACTTGAACTGAGTACAACACAACAACATGCATGCACTTTGTGGAGAAAGGAGCGTTTATTGCGTCTTACAGCTTCTAAGTTTTACGAAATAGTTCACAGAAGAGCTGATTTTGTTAAGTATTGTGAACAGTTGTATGTGTCCCAGAATCAAGAACTCAATTTTGCACCGATAAAGTATGGCAGAACGTTCGAATCTGTTGTGAGAGGCTACGTTCGAACAGCATACCCGAAACACATAATTCGAAATGTCGGCCTCATTACAAGCCCATTTTTTCCACATCTTGCAGCTTCTCCTGATGGCCTGATGCATGATGGAAATGATACCTTTCTCCTAGAGATAAAATGTGCGTACAACATACTTGGCAAGAGTTTAGAGGAGTTAGCAGAGAACCCCGATTTCTGTTTGAGTTTTATTGAAGACAAATGGACCTTGAAGAAAAAGCATAAATATTATCTTCAGGTACAGGGACAGTTGGCTATCAGTAATCTAAATGAATgtgtttttgctttgttttacaAGCAGCCAAATTATGTTCATATGGAACATATATTATTTGATCATGAACTATGGAAAACCACTTCaacaaaacttaataaattttactttgattattaCATGCATTATGTTGAGTCAAAGTGTAGTTCGTAA